Genomic segment of Chloracidobacterium sp. N:
GGCTCCGGTGTTCACGCCCTATCGCCACGAAGTCGGGAATCCGAACAGCCTGGGCTACGATGCGGTTTCGCACTGCTTTGAAGACCGCCAGGGCCGCCTCTGGGTTGGTATGGATGGCGGCGGTCTGGACTGCCTCGACGGCTCAACCTTTACCCATTTCACGACCCAATCCGCCCCCGCTTACCGGCTGGAGGGCAATCGCATCTGGTGGATCACCGAAGACCACCGGGGAAACCTCTGGTTTGCCGGCGGCGCGGGCGGACTGGGGCGGCGTGATCCACGTGGAAACCTGCACTTTTACCGTCCCCGTCCGGGCTTTCCGCGCAGCTTCAGCAGTGAAGTCGTTTATGCGTTGCTGGTGGATCGGGATGGCACGCTGTGGATTGGCACGGAACAGAGTGGACTGGCGCGCTATGAACCGGCCACGGATGACTTCACGCACTTTCGTCATGACCCGAACCGGCCGGGGACGCTTCCCAGCAATACGGTGTCCCGCCTCGCTGAGGATGGGCAGGGGCAACTCTGGGTGGGGACGCCACAGGGCGTAGCCCGGCTTGACCGTCAGACGGGCAATGCCCAGGTGTTTGTCCCCGACCCGAACCGGCCAGGCAGCCTGGGGAACGGAAGTGTCGTCCGGTTGTTCCGGGACAGCGCCGGCGAGATTTGGGTGGGCACCCACTTTGGCATCTACCATTTCGAGCCGGGAACCCAGACCTTCCGCGCTTTTCGGTCCGGGGCGGGGCAGGGATTTGTCGGGCGCATCATCAACGATGTGGTCGAATCGCCGCCGGGGGTGCTGTGGGTTGGAACCGAAGATGGTCTCAATCGAATCGAGTCGGCCACCGGCCGGGTGACGGCCATGACGATGCGTGACGGACTGCCGGCCAGCCGCATCGTCGAGCTTTACGCCGATACCACAGGGAAACTCTGGCTGGGGCTGAACATCGGCCTCTGTCAGTTCGATCCCGTCACACACCGTTTCCGCCTGTTTGATGTCCGTGACGGACTGGTGGACAACCAGGCGCGACAGAGCTTCTTCCAGCGGCGCAACGGCGAGGTCCTGTTTGTTTCAACCAAGGGCTTCACGGCGTTTCGTCCCGAAGCCGTCCGCGCCAACCCTGTCCCTCCGCCGGTCGTCGTGACCGGTTTTCGCAAGTTTGACCGGTTGCAGCCCTTCGACGGCGAGAGTGTGCTTTCGCTCGACTATGACGAAAACCACTTCGCCTTCGAGTTTGCCGCGCTGAACTACACCGTCCCGGAAAGAAACCAGTATGCCTACCGGCTCGAAGGCTTCGACCGTGACTGGATTTACTGCGGGACGCGCCGCTATGCGAGCTACACGAATCTTGATCCGGGCGAGTATGTGTTCCGGGTCCGTGGCTCGAACGACAGCGGCCTGTGGAATGAAGACGGAAAGCGGGTGCGCGTCCGCATCCGCCCCGCTCCGTGGCGCACCTGGTGGGCCTACCTGGGCTATGGACTGCTGCTGGCCGGTGGGGTGTGGTTTGGGTTGCGCGTGCGTCTGGCGCGCGTCCGGGCCCAGGCGCGGCTGCGTGAAGCGCAGTTCCGGGCGCAGGCGGCGGAAAGCCAGGCCTCGGCCGCGGCGGCGCTGGCGACGGTGCGTGAGCGCGACGCTGAAATTTTCCGCCTCCGCAACATCGAACTGGCCGAAGCCAACCAGCTCGTGACGGACAGCCTGCTCTATGCCCAGCGGATTCAGTCGGCCATCCTGCCCGACCCCGGACTGCTCCGTTCCGCCTTTGAGGAAACCTTCGTTCTCTACTGCCCGAAAGACATCGTGTCCGGCGATTTCTACTGGTTTCACCGCACGGATGACGCCTGGTTTCTGGCCGTCGGCGACTGCACGGGGCATGGCGTCCCCGGCGCATTGATGGCCATGGTCGGCACCACGCTGCTCAACCAGATGGTTGTCGAGCGGGGACTGGTTTCGCCGGCCGCCATCCTGGCGGAACTGGATGGCGCGGTGCGGCGACTTCTGCGCCAGGACCAGGATGCCAACCAGACGGGGGCCGCGGATGGGATGGACATCATCCTGTGCCGTTTCGACCGCACCCACGGCGGCCTGACCCTGGCGGGAGCGCGCCGGCCGCTCTATGTCGTCACGGCGGAGGGCGTGCTGACCGAGTACCGTGGCTCACGCCGGGCCATTGGCGGACGGCCGGGAAGGCACGGGCTGTCCTTTGAGGAAACACACCTGGTGGTTGAACGTCCGGTCAATGTCTATCTCACCACGGATGGCCTGGCCGACCAGCCTGATGCCGGGCATCGCAAGTTCGGCACCGCCCGCCTGCGCACCTGGTTACAGCAGGTTGCGGCGTTGCCGTTGGCGCTCCAGGGGGAACAGCTCACCGCCGTCCTGACGGCGCACATGGGGGCGGAGCCGCAGCGGGACGACATCACGCTGGTGGGCGTAAGGTATCCGGGCGCAAGCCGGTCGTTCTGATCGTGGCCTGTCCGGGCGGCTACACCGTCAGGGCATTGCCCCGGTGAATCCGTGACAGGTAGCGGCTCTGCTCCGGCTCCGGGGCCGGAGATGCCGCCAGCAGGACGGCATCCACGAAACGCGCCAGTTCCTCGCGCTCCTCCCGCTCATTGCGGGGTTCTTCGACCCGTGCCCGGCGTGTCAGGTCCACCTGGTTGACCGTCGGATGATGGGTGAACCGCTCACATTCCACGGCCAGCGTCGCCGTCAGCGCGTGAAGCGTCGTCTTGACAAACAACGCCAGGGCAAACTCTTCGCGGGATGAGTTGCGCGAAGTTTTGGGCGTGACGAGCACAATCTGCGCCTTGTCCTGCAATGCCGCCTTTTTCGCCACCCGGAAGTGGTGCGTGATGTGGGTTTCGACAAGCTGCTCGAAGTCCTTTTCGTTGAGCACGCCGCGCCAGTCGTCCGTCGCGGCCAGCGGTTTGAGCGGCAGCGGGTCAAAAGGCGTGGACACCACGACATCCAGATGCCCGAACCGCCGGATGAGGTCATCCATGGCCGCTTCGACGTTGGCCCCACCGCTGAAGACGTGCAGGTTGTTGAGCCGCTGGGCAGAGAAGTAGTGCCGCAGCGAATCCGCCCGCTCCGCCGTCCTGGTCAGAAGAATGCAGTTGCGGACGACGAGCTGAATGGCAAAGGCCCCGACCAGCCACCGGAGTTCCTCTTCCAGGTAGTCACCGATGAGCAGGATGTTCTTGCGGCGCAGCTCCATGAGGTCTTCGTTGCGCGGCAGGCCGTAGAACTCCCCTTCCGTCACCGTCCGGTCAAACTTCAACCCGCCCGACGGATGCAGGGTTTCGCCGCTGACGTTGGGATCGGAAAGGTAAAAGACCGTCGCAATGGCAATTTCCTCCTCGGTGGGCATGCGCCCCAGATTGAGCATGGTCAGCACGCTGGACTGCACGCGCACGGCTTCCTTTTCGACTTCGACCGGATCGAAAAACGGCTCAGGCGGTTCGGGCAACTCACCCAGAAACCCCAGCGTGAAGGCTTCCCGGTCTTCGACCGAAGCCAGATAGCCCCCCTCAAACAGCCGGTGGAGCAGTTTTTCTGCAATCTTGCGCGTCATGAGATAGTGGCTGTCGGAGTGGCCTTCATTGACGGCGCCGGCGCGCAGATGGGCAATGAGTCGCCGCACGGGTTCGGGCGGGTTGGCTGCCAGTACCTCGTCAAAGTGGTTGTGCGCCAGCGCTCCCAAGGTCGCCTTGACCGTTTCACCTTCACGCCAGGCGCGGATGACGGCATCGTGGATGTCGTTCAGACGCTTGTTTTCGAGAATGAGCCGCGCCCGGCGGGCGTACAACCCCGGCCGCGAACCCTCCCCGCGCAGCCGCTTGCCTTCGACCGGACCCGGCGAGAGGGCATTGATCTGGATTTCAGGCCCCAGATGCCGCGCCAGAATCTCGGCCAGCGCCCGTTGCCCGGCTTTGGAAACGGCATAATCGCTGCGGTTGGGATAGGCCACCGCCACGTATTTCTCGCCGCCAAAGTACGAGCTGACGTTGAGAATGTAGCCCGCGCCCTGTTTTTTCATCAGTGGCGCGATTTTGTAGATGAGCGAATAGTTGCTGAGCAGGTTTGCCTTGAGGGTGTGCCGCCAGGCCGCCAGCGGCAGGTCCACGACCATTTCCTCCGCCCCGGCAATGCCGGCGTTGTTGATGAGAAAGTCAATGCGTCCGAACTTGTCCATGGCGAATTTGACCAGCCGCCCCAGGGCTTCTTCATCCGCCACGTCAATGTCGGGCAGGATTTCGACCCGTGTTTCCGGCTGCGGATAGCCAATGGCAAACAGTTCGGCGACGATCTCGCGTTTGAGCGCCGCCAGCCGTTCGGCGTCCCGCGCCGCCAGGACGACCTTGGCCCCGGAAAGCGCCAGGTAGTGGCCAATTGCGCCGCCGATGCCGGCGCTGCCCCCGGTGATGACCGCCACCTTGCCGATGTGCAGGCCGAGCAGCGTCCGGGCAATGTCGCGGGGCAGTTCGGCCTTGCCGGTGGTGCGCTGGATGTTTTCGGGAACGTAGAGGTTCAGTTCGTCGAAGAGACGGACGCGGTTGGCCAGCGTCGCCAGCCAGTCGGCCGTGAATTTGAGGTTGTCCGGCTCGGCGTTGGCATAGCGGACAATCTGGTTGGTCCGCACGGCAAAGCGGCGCGTTCCGGCCGCCACCTGAAGTTCGTCTTCGTGCCGCCACACCCGCAGCAGTTGTTCCACGGCCGCGCGGTAGATGTCTTCAAAGGCATTGGTGGCACCGTCGTGTTCGTTGGTGAGGAACAGGACGTTGACCGGTTCCTGGAGTTCGTTTTCGGCGTCGAAAGCGAGCAGGAAGCGCGAAAGTTGCGCCGCAAAAGCCGTCGTTCCGAGAATGGCTTCGTCGGTGAACTGCCGGATGCGTTCCGGCTCGTCCGGGATGAGTTCCGGGCCGTAGTAGCCTGCCGCATGCGCCGGAAAGACAATGACTGTATCCAGCCGGTGGTAGCGTTCCCGGATGAGGTCAAAGACGCTGGTCACCGACTCCCGCCGCAGGGGATCGAGCCAGGTGACGGCGATGCTGTGGTTGAGGCCATGGCTTTCGAGCTGGGCCTTGGCCGTATTGACGGCTTCCGGCTGCCGGAACGTCAAAATGACCGATGCCCCATAGGACTGCTGGCTGGCGGCAATGGTCACGGCGTCGTGAACCTGCTCGCCGCCCACGATGAGCACGACGCGCCGGCTGAGGTCAATGAGCCGCTGGTCAGGCCACGCCGTGAGCTTGGTGCGGCTCTGGGCCTTGACCTGCATGCCGTGGGTAATCTCGAAGTTGTGCCCGGAAATGGCGGCCGATTCGTCCGACCCGAGAAAAAGCATGACGTGTGCCACGTCGGCCTGGGTCGGATAGCATTTGGTCGGCGCTTCACCCCCGCGTGCCCGCGCCAAAATCATGATGTCGAAAAATTCCTGCGCCGTCGTTCCTTCAGGAACGCCCTTGAGGCGGTCCATCGCCCCGAACACAGTGCGGATGCGGTCGGAATCAATCGGCCCCGGAAAGACGGTATTGACGCGCACGGCGCGGTCGGTCGTCCCAAGCTGTTTGGCCAGCCCCAGCGACAGCGCATTCAGGGCCGACTTGGGCACGACGTAGGGAATCCGCCCGTAGTAGTTCGTCCGGGAAAAAATCGTGGAGACATTGATGATGCTGGCCCCGACGCGCAGGTAGGGCAGCGCCAGGCGCGTCAGATGCCACGGCAGTCCCAGCAGGTTGGCCGCCGATTCGCGCATCGTTTCCGTTTCGGTGAAGCCTTCGGCCGCCAGTTGGTCCAGGTCTTCCAGAGTGAAGGGAATCCGAAACAGGGGCTGTTTGGCCCCGGCCGAGCCGGCATTGTTGATGAGCACATCCAGCCCGCCCCAGCGCGCTGCAATGGCTTCGAGCGCCGCCTGCATGCCTGCCAGGTCCGTGGGCGCAAAGGCAACCGGCAGGATGTCGTCGCCGGAGAAACCTTCGGCCATGAGCGCCGCCCGGAACTGCTCAGCCCGTTCGAGCGACCGGCTGGAAATGGCGACGCGCGCGCCTTCCCGCAGATACATCCGCGTCACGACGCCGCCGATTCCGCCGGCCGCGCCGGTAATGAGAGCCACTTTTCCGTTCAAACGCATGGTTTCACCCGCCACGGCGAAGGCGCTCCGGCGCTATCCGGCGCACCTGCCGCTGCCACCTCAGTTCTCGTTGTTGAGGAGTTGGTTTTTGCTGCGCGAGATTTCAGCCATCTTGGCCTTGAAGTCCACCAGTTCGCGCTGGAGCTCCGGGTTGTCCGCCGCAACAATCTGGACGGCGAGGATGCCGGCATTCTTGGCCGCGCCAATGGCCACCGTCGCCACCGGTACGCCGACCGGCATCTGGACAATCGAGAGCAGCGAATCCAGCCCGTTGAGCGCCTTCGACTGAATGGGGACGCCGATGACCGGAAGGGGC
This window contains:
- a CDS encoding two-component regulator propeller domain-containing protein produces the protein MAWLAYSRWVLLICSIAFWFLPAAAGPRLRVQRWSVEQGMSQASVNTLLQDRTGLMWIGTHDGLNRFDGYTFTAYRADPFSPASLTHSNITALAEAADGNLWVGTLRGLNRLDPRTGQVYPLPLDGVRVLALYVDPQGWVWAGTTRGLYQIDPTTCAVSSVWTEPTDGGAPAAVPTAVYALAHDGAGGLWLGLERGVTRFDMATRQATPPADHILSRLPAERVWFIRPVEGGVLWLGQNAGVTCFNPLTGQVEPLAITDAQSGQPVSGWLRTARNCTTDAQGQVWIGTEDQGVVSLEPKTGRAWRFVHQPADPSGLSHNAIRALCRDQAGGLWFGTPTGLDRYDPQAPVFTPYRHEVGNPNSLGYDAVSHCFEDRQGRLWVGMDGGGLDCLDGSTFTHFTTQSAPAYRLEGNRIWWITEDHRGNLWFAGGAGGLGRRDPRGNLHFYRPRPGFPRSFSSEVVYALLVDRDGTLWIGTEQSGLARYEPATDDFTHFRHDPNRPGTLPSNTVSRLAEDGQGQLWVGTPQGVARLDRQTGNAQVFVPDPNRPGSLGNGSVVRLFRDSAGEIWVGTHFGIYHFEPGTQTFRAFRSGAGQGFVGRIINDVVESPPGVLWVGTEDGLNRIESATGRVTAMTMRDGLPASRIVELYADTTGKLWLGLNIGLCQFDPVTHRFRLFDVRDGLVDNQARQSFFQRRNGEVLFVSTKGFTAFRPEAVRANPVPPPVVVTGFRKFDRLQPFDGESVLSLDYDENHFAFEFAALNYTVPERNQYAYRLEGFDRDWIYCGTRRYASYTNLDPGEYVFRVRGSNDSGLWNEDGKRVRVRIRPAPWRTWWAYLGYGLLLAGGVWFGLRVRLARVRAQARLREAQFRAQAAESQASAAAALATVRERDAEIFRLRNIELAEANQLVTDSLLYAQRIQSAILPDPGLLRSAFEETFVLYCPKDIVSGDFYWFHRTDDAWFLAVGDCTGHGVPGALMAMVGTTLLNQMVVERGLVSPAAILAELDGAVRRLLRQDQDANQTGAADGMDIILCRFDRTHGGLTLAGARRPLYVVTAEGVLTEYRGSRRAIGGRPGRHGLSFEETHLVVERPVNVYLTTDGLADQPDAGHRKFGTARLRTWLQQVAALPLALQGEQLTAVLTAHMGAEPQRDDITLVGVRYPGASRSF
- a CDS encoding SDR family NAD(P)-dependent oxidoreductase, which encodes MRLNGKVALITGAAGGIGGVVTRMYLREGARVAISSRSLERAEQFRAALMAEGFSGDDILPVAFAPTDLAGMQAALEAIAARWGGLDVLINNAGSAGAKQPLFRIPFTLEDLDQLAAEGFTETETMRESAANLLGLPWHLTRLALPYLRVGASIINVSTIFSRTNYYGRIPYVVPKSALNALSLGLAKQLGTTDRAVRVNTVFPGPIDSDRIRTVFGAMDRLKGVPEGTTAQEFFDIMILARARGGEAPTKCYPTQADVAHVMLFLGSDESAAISGHNFEITHGMQVKAQSRTKLTAWPDQRLIDLSRRVVLIVGGEQVHDAVTIAASQQSYGASVILTFRQPEAVNTAKAQLESHGLNHSIAVTWLDPLRRESVTSVFDLIRERYHRLDTVIVFPAHAAGYYGPELIPDEPERIRQFTDEAILGTTAFAAQLSRFLLAFDAENELQEPVNVLFLTNEHDGATNAFEDIYRAAVEQLLRVWRHEDELQVAAGTRRFAVRTNQIVRYANAEPDNLKFTADWLATLANRVRLFDELNLYVPENIQRTTGKAELPRDIARTLLGLHIGKVAVITGGSAGIGGAIGHYLALSGAKVVLAARDAERLAALKREIVAELFAIGYPQPETRVEILPDIDVADEEALGRLVKFAMDKFGRIDFLINNAGIAGAEEMVVDLPLAAWRHTLKANLLSNYSLIYKIAPLMKKQGAGYILNVSSYFGGEKYVAVAYPNRSDYAVSKAGQRALAEILARHLGPEIQINALSPGPVEGKRLRGEGSRPGLYARRARLILENKRLNDIHDAVIRAWREGETVKATLGALAHNHFDEVLAANPPEPVRRLIAHLRAGAVNEGHSDSHYLMTRKIAEKLLHRLFEGGYLASVEDREAFTLGFLGELPEPPEPFFDPVEVEKEAVRVQSSVLTMLNLGRMPTEEEIAIATVFYLSDPNVSGETLHPSGGLKFDRTVTEGEFYGLPRNEDLMELRRKNILLIGDYLEEELRWLVGAFAIQLVVRNCILLTRTAERADSLRHYFSAQRLNNLHVFSGGANVEAAMDDLIRRFGHLDVVVSTPFDPLPLKPLAATDDWRGVLNEKDFEQLVETHITHHFRVAKKAALQDKAQIVLVTPKTSRNSSREEFALALFVKTTLHALTATLAVECERFTHHPTVNQVDLTRRARVEEPRNEREEREELARFVDAVLLAASPAPEPEQSRYLSRIHRGNALTV
- the purE gene encoding 5-(carboxyamino)imidazole ribonucleotide mutase produces the protein MARHELPAVGIIMGSDSDYPVMKDAAAICSEFGVAHEMRIVSAHRTPRDMFMYAETAHMRGLRVIIAGAGGAAHLPGMVASLTPLPVIGVPIQSKALNGLDSLLSIVQMPVGVPVATVAIGAAKNAGILAVQIVAADNPELQRELVDFKAKMAEISRSKNQLLNNEN